A single region of the Streptomyces sp. NBC_00236 genome encodes:
- a CDS encoding ABC transporter ATP-binding protein, which produces MAEDNTAGRIPTVIADDVHIVYRVNGGGGGKGGATAALSRILRRGKGEERGVRKVHAVRGVSFTSYRGEAIGLIGTNGSGKSTLLRAIAGLLPTESGKVYTDGQPSLLGVNAALMSDLTGERNVVLGGLAMGMSREEIRERYQSIVDFSGINEKGDFITLPMRTYSSGMAARLRFSIAAAKNHDVLMIDEALATGDRKFQIRSEERIRELRKEAGTVFLVSHSNKSIRDTCDRVLWLEKGELLMDGPTDEVLKAYERETGK; this is translated from the coding sequence GTGGCTGAGGACAACACCGCGGGGCGCATCCCCACCGTGATCGCCGACGACGTGCACATCGTGTACCGCGTCAACGGCGGCGGCGGTGGCAAGGGCGGCGCCACCGCGGCACTGAGCCGGATACTGCGCCGCGGCAAGGGCGAGGAGCGGGGTGTCCGCAAGGTGCACGCCGTGCGCGGCGTCTCCTTCACCTCCTACCGCGGCGAGGCCATCGGTCTCATCGGAACGAACGGCTCCGGCAAGTCCACCCTGCTGCGGGCCATCGCCGGGCTGCTGCCGACCGAGAGCGGCAAGGTGTACACGGACGGGCAGCCCTCGCTGCTCGGCGTGAACGCGGCGCTGATGAGCGACCTGACGGGCGAGCGCAACGTCGTGCTCGGCGGGCTCGCCATGGGAATGAGCCGCGAGGAGATCCGCGAGCGGTACCAGAGCATCGTCGACTTCTCCGGTATCAACGAGAAGGGTGACTTCATCACCCTGCCGATGCGGACGTACTCCTCCGGCATGGCGGCGCGGCTGCGCTTCTCCATCGCCGCCGCCAAGAACCACGACGTCCTCATGATCGACGAGGCGCTGGCGACCGGTGACCGCAAGTTCCAGATCCGCTCCGAGGAGCGCATCCGGGAGCTCCGCAAGGAGGCCGGCACCGTCTTCCTCGTCAGCCACAGCAACAAGTCGATCAGGGACACCTGCGACCGGGTGCTGTGGCTGGAAAAGGGCGAACTGCTGATGGACGGTCCGACCGACGAGGTCCTGAAGGCGTACGAGCGCGAGACGGGCAAGTAG
- a CDS encoding ABC transporter permease produces MSDTTHDGAVALSTPPSADDGLSPADLAAKYGLTVSGARPGLFEYVRQLRGRRHFIMAFSRAKLTAQYSQAKLGQLWQVATPLLNAGVYFVIFGVILGTKKGMEPEVFIPFLVTGVFVFTFTQSSVMAGVRAISGNLGLVRALHFPRASLPISFSLQQLQQLLYSMIVLVAVTAGLGSYPSLSWLLVIPALAMQFLFNTGLALIMARLGAKTPDLAQLMPFVMRTWMYASGVMFSIPIMLADKPAWIADVLQYNPAAIYMDLIRFAMIDGYGSENLPAHVWVAGLAWALLVGALGFVYFWKAEERYGRG; encoded by the coding sequence GTGAGTGACACAACCCATGACGGTGCTGTTGCGTTGAGCACCCCGCCCTCGGCCGACGACGGCCTGAGCCCAGCCGATCTGGCCGCGAAGTACGGCCTGACGGTCAGCGGCGCCCGGCCCGGGCTCTTCGAGTACGTGCGCCAGCTCCGCGGGCGACGCCACTTCATCATGGCGTTCTCCAGGGCCAAGCTGACCGCCCAGTACAGCCAGGCCAAGCTGGGCCAGTTGTGGCAGGTGGCCACCCCGCTCCTGAACGCCGGGGTGTACTTCGTCATCTTCGGAGTGATCCTCGGCACGAAGAAGGGGATGGAACCGGAGGTCTTCATCCCGTTCCTGGTGACCGGGGTCTTCGTCTTCACCTTCACCCAGAGCTCGGTGATGGCCGGGGTCCGCGCGATCTCCGGCAACCTCGGCCTGGTGCGGGCGCTGCACTTCCCGCGCGCCTCGCTGCCCATTTCGTTCTCCCTCCAGCAGCTCCAGCAGCTGCTGTACTCGATGATCGTGCTGGTCGCGGTGACCGCGGGACTCGGCAGCTATCCGAGCCTTTCCTGGCTGCTGGTGATTCCCGCGCTGGCCATGCAGTTCCTCTTCAACACCGGACTGGCGCTGATCATGGCGAGGCTCGGGGCCAAGACGCCCGACCTGGCGCAGCTGATGCCGTTCGTCATGCGGACCTGGATGTACGCCTCCGGCGTCATGTTCTCCATCCCGATCATGCTCGCCGACAAGCCGGCCTGGATCGCAGACGTGCTGCAGTACAACCCGGCAGCCATCTACATGGACCTGATCCGGTTCGCGATGATCGACGGGTACGGCTCCGAGAACCTGCCGGCGCACGTCTGGGTGGCGGGTCTGGCCTGGGCGCTCCTGGTGGGTGCCCTGGGCTTCGTGTACTTCTGGAAGGCAGAGGAGCGGTACGGCCGTGGCTGA
- the hpnC gene encoding squalene synthase HpnC has translation MTRTPQTRLDSAVPGTLDKAADENFPVAPFFLPRAWRDDLMAVYGFARLVDDIGDGDLAPGGADARHLGLDPAEGEDRLAMLDALEKDLRRIFATTGETPHHPLLQALRPTVRRRALTPEPFLGLIEANRQDQKIRRYGTYEELLAYCELSANPVGRLVLQLTGTASPERVRRSDAVCTALQIVEHLQDVTEDLGRDRIYLPADDMARFHVTESDLAAPSGGAAVRALIAYEAERAGYLLNEGPPLVGSVHGRLKLLLAGFVGGGRAALTAIAAAGFDVLPGPPKPTKPSLLREVGVVLRRARREG, from the coding sequence GTGACCCGTACCCCGCAGACGCGGCTTGATTCCGCCGTACCCGGAACCCTTGACAAGGCCGCCGACGAGAACTTTCCGGTGGCCCCCTTCTTCCTGCCGCGCGCCTGGCGCGACGACCTGATGGCCGTCTACGGTTTCGCCCGGCTCGTCGACGACATCGGCGACGGTGACCTCGCTCCCGGCGGAGCCGACGCCCGGCACCTCGGTCTCGACCCGGCCGAGGGCGAGGACCGGCTCGCGATGCTCGACGCGCTGGAGAAGGACCTGCGAAGGATCTTCGCCACCACCGGCGAAACCCCGCACCACCCCCTCCTGCAGGCACTGCGTCCCACCGTGCGGCGCCGCGCACTCACCCCCGAGCCCTTTCTCGGCCTCATCGAGGCCAACCGGCAGGACCAGAAGATCCGCCGCTACGGGACGTACGAGGAGCTCCTCGCCTACTGCGAGCTCTCCGCGAACCCCGTCGGCCGCCTGGTCCTCCAGCTGACCGGCACCGCCAGTCCCGAACGCGTCCGCCGCTCCGACGCCGTCTGCACCGCGCTGCAGATCGTCGAGCATCTGCAGGACGTCACCGAGGACCTCGGCCGCGACCGGATCTATCTGCCGGCCGACGACATGGCCAGGTTCCATGTCACCGAATCCGACCTGGCGGCTCCCTCCGGGGGCGCGGCGGTGCGGGCGCTGATCGCGTACGAGGCCGAACGCGCCGGGTACCTGCTGAATGAAGGCCCCCCTCTGGTGGGTAGCGTCCACGGCAGGCTCAAGCTGCTTCTCGCCGGATTCGTGGGAGGGGGGCGTGCCGCCCTCACCGCGATCGCGGCCGCCGGGTTCGACGTACTGCCCGGACCCCCCAAACCCACCAAGCCCAGCCTGCTGCGCGAGGTGGGAGTTGTTTTGCGAAGAGCGCGTAGAGAGGGGTGA
- the hpnD gene encoding presqualene diphosphate synthase HpnD — translation MSAPVQAAYSYCEAVTGQQARNFAYGIRLLPVEKRQAMSALYAFSRRVDDIGDGELEPETKRVRLEGTRAVLDRIRGGAVDEDDTDPVAVALADAARRFPLPLEGLDELIDGVLMDVRGATYETWDDLKIYCRCVAGAIGRLSLGVFGTEPGAPGAERAAEYADTLGLALQLTNILRDVREDAGNGRTYLPADDLAKFGCSAGFHRATPPPGSDFAGLVHFEVRRARALFAEGYRLLPMLDRRSGACVAAMAGIYRRLLDRIERDPEAVLRGRVSLPGHEKAYVAVRGLSGLDARHISRRTIRGRV, via the coding sequence ATGTCGGCACCGGTACAGGCCGCATACAGTTACTGCGAGGCGGTCACCGGACAGCAGGCGCGTAACTTCGCGTACGGCATCAGGCTGCTGCCCGTCGAGAAGCGGCAGGCCATGTCGGCCCTGTACGCCTTCTCCCGGCGGGTCGACGACATCGGTGACGGCGAACTGGAGCCGGAGACCAAGCGCGTCCGCCTGGAGGGCACCCGCGCGGTGCTGGACCGGATCCGCGGCGGAGCGGTCGACGAGGACGACACCGACCCGGTGGCCGTCGCGCTCGCCGACGCCGCCCGCCGCTTCCCGCTGCCGCTCGAAGGGCTCGACGAGCTCATCGACGGCGTGCTGATGGACGTGCGCGGCGCGACCTACGAGACGTGGGACGACCTCAAGATCTACTGCCGGTGCGTCGCGGGCGCCATCGGCCGCCTCAGCCTGGGCGTCTTCGGTACGGAACCCGGCGCCCCGGGCGCCGAGCGCGCCGCCGAGTACGCCGACACGCTCGGCCTCGCGCTCCAGCTGACGAACATCCTGCGCGACGTGCGCGAGGACGCGGGCAACGGGCGTACCTATCTGCCCGCCGACGACCTGGCCAAGTTCGGCTGCTCCGCCGGCTTCCACCGGGCCACCCCGCCGCCCGGTTCCGACTTCGCCGGGCTCGTCCACTTCGAGGTCCGGCGTGCCCGGGCCCTCTTCGCCGAGGGCTACCGTCTGCTGCCGATGCTCGACCGGCGCAGCGGCGCCTGTGTGGCGGCCATGGCCGGCATCTACCGGCGGCTCCTGGACCGGATCGAGCGCGACCCCGAGGCGGTGCTGCGCGGACGGGTCTCGCTGCCGGGCCACGAGAAGGCGTACGTGGCGGTGCGCGGTCTGTCGGGCCTCGATGCGCGCCACATCTCGCGCCGCACGATCAGGGGGCGTGTCTGA